One Streptomyces sp. L2 genomic window carries:
- a CDS encoding RNA polymerase sigma factor → MDPAPGVEAVFRAEYGRAVSVLVRFLGDIDLAEEAVQDAFTTAVRTWPDTGVPPSPAGWIITTARNRAIDRLRREATRDARHAEAALLYTPGAPSEEGPVRDDRLRLIFTCCHPALAPQARVALTLRLLGGLSTERIARAFLVPEPTLAQRLVRAKAKIRDAGIPYRVPRDADLPDRLAGVLTVVYLVFNEGYAGDPALCEEALRLGRLLAELMPDEPEVTGLLALMLLTEARRPARHGADGVLVPLPEQDRGRWDRERIAEGQELVRRCLRRDRPGPYQIQAAINAVHSDAPTAAATDWGQILRLYDQLTAVAPSPVVALNRAVAVAEVAGPGPALDLVDALDLDGYHVLHAVRADLLRRLERRTESAKEYARAVELADSDAERGYLERRLGELSPPWIRDPRHARNYLGT, encoded by the coding sequence GCCTTCACCACCGCCGTGCGCACCTGGCCGGACACCGGCGTGCCGCCGAGCCCGGCCGGCTGGATCATCACCACCGCCCGCAACCGGGCCATCGACCGGCTGCGCCGCGAGGCCACCCGCGATGCCCGGCACGCCGAGGCGGCCCTGCTGTACACCCCCGGCGCCCCGTCCGAGGAGGGCCCCGTGCGTGACGACCGGCTCCGCCTGATCTTCACCTGCTGCCACCCCGCGCTCGCCCCGCAGGCCCGGGTGGCCCTCACCCTGCGCCTGCTCGGCGGGCTGAGCACCGAACGGATCGCCCGCGCCTTCCTGGTCCCCGAACCCACCCTCGCGCAGCGCCTGGTCCGCGCCAAAGCCAAGATCCGCGACGCGGGCATCCCCTACCGGGTGCCGCGCGACGCCGACCTGCCCGACCGGCTCGCCGGCGTCCTGACCGTCGTCTACCTCGTCTTCAACGAGGGCTACGCCGGCGATCCCGCCCTGTGCGAGGAGGCCCTGCGTCTCGGCCGGCTGCTCGCGGAACTGATGCCGGACGAACCGGAGGTCACCGGCCTGCTCGCGCTGATGCTGCTGACCGAGGCCCGGCGGCCGGCCCGGCACGGCGCCGACGGAGTCCTCGTGCCGCTGCCCGAGCAGGACCGCGGCCGGTGGGACCGCGAGCGGATCGCCGAGGGCCAGGAACTGGTCCGCCGCTGCCTGCGCCGCGACCGGCCGGGGCCGTACCAGATCCAGGCCGCGATCAACGCCGTGCACAGCGACGCGCCGACCGCCGCAGCCACCGACTGGGGGCAGATCCTGCGGCTGTACGACCAGTTGACGGCCGTCGCCCCGTCCCCGGTCGTCGCGCTGAACCGGGCGGTCGCCGTCGCCGAGGTGGCGGGACCCGGCCCTGCGCTGGACCTCGTCGACGCCCTCGACCTCGACGGCTACCACGTGCTGCACGCCGTCCGCGCCGACCTGCTGCGGCGCCTGGAGCGGCGCACGGAGTCGGCGAAGGAGTACGCGCGGGCCGTCGAACTCGCCGACAGCGACGCCGAACGCGGCTACCTCGAACGACGCCTCGGGGAACTCAGCCCCCCGTGGATACGTGACCCTCGCCACGCCCGGAATTACTTGGGAACCTGA
- a CDS encoding RNA-guided endonuclease TnpB family protein: MQLRYSFRLYPDSSQQRALAKAFGCARVVFNDAVRAREDARKTGQPFPKIGELSARLITQAKRTAARCWLGEVSAVVLQQSLRDAETAYRNFFASLKGTRKGARLGAPHFRSRKDKRQSIRFTANARWSVTEAGRLSLPKIGAVKVKWSRTLPATPTSVTVIKDAAGRYFASFVVDTDPAADRARMPATDRTTGIDLGLTHFAVLSDGTKIDSPRFLRRAEKKLKKAQRELSRKQKGSKNRDKARLNVARAHTKVADARREFHHQLSTRLISENQGIAVEDLSVAGLARTRLAKSVHDAGWSSFIGMLTYKAKRYGRTLVTIGRFEPTSQTCSTCGTVDGPKPLDVREWTCAACGAVHDRDHNAAINVKQAAGLAVSACGAPVRPGAIPAQREETGSHGFPTGNCAA, encoded by the coding sequence ATGCAGCTCCGGTACAGCTTTCGCCTGTACCCGGATTCCAGCCAGCAGAGGGCGTTGGCGAAGGCGTTCGGGTGCGCCCGGGTCGTGTTCAACGACGCGGTGCGTGCCCGCGAGGACGCCCGCAAGACCGGGCAGCCGTTCCCGAAGATCGGCGAGCTGTCCGCCCGCCTGATCACCCAGGCGAAGCGGACAGCCGCACGCTGCTGGCTGGGCGAGGTCTCCGCGGTCGTCCTGCAGCAGTCCCTGCGGGACGCCGAGACCGCGTACCGCAACTTTTTCGCCTCTCTCAAGGGCACCCGCAAGGGAGCGCGGCTGGGCGCGCCCCACTTCAGGTCACGTAAGGACAAGCGGCAGTCGATCCGGTTCACCGCCAACGCCCGCTGGTCCGTCACCGAAGCCGGCCGGCTGAGCCTGCCGAAGATCGGTGCGGTGAAGGTGAAGTGGTCCCGCACCCTGCCCGCCACCCCCACCTCCGTCACCGTGATCAAGGACGCGGCCGGCAGGTACTTCGCCTCCTTCGTCGTCGACACCGACCCCGCCGCCGACCGGGCACGCATGCCCGCAACCGACCGCACCACCGGCATCGACCTCGGCCTCACCCACTTCGCGGTCCTGTCCGACGGCACGAAAATCGACTCACCGCGTTTCCTGCGGCGCGCGGAGAAGAAGCTGAAGAAGGCCCAGCGCGAGCTGTCCCGCAAACAGAAGGGAAGCAAGAACCGTGACAAGGCCCGCCTGAACGTCGCCCGCGCCCACACCAAGGTCGCCGACGCACGCCGCGAGTTCCACCACCAGCTCTCCACCAGGCTGATCTCCGAGAACCAAGGGATCGCCGTGGAGGATCTGTCGGTGGCTGGACTGGCCCGCACGCGGCTCGCCAAGTCCGTGCACGACGCCGGATGGTCCTCGTTCATCGGCATGCTGACATACAAGGCAAAACGGTACGGCCGCACCCTGGTCACGATCGGCCGGTTCGAACCGACCTCCCAGACCTGCTCCACCTGCGGCACCGTGGACGGACCCAAGCCCCTCGATGTCCGGGAGTGGACGTGTGCCGCCTGCGGCGCGGTCCACGACCGGGACCACAACGCCGCGATCAACGTCAAACAGGCCGCCGGACTGGCGGTATCAGCCTGCGGAGCGCCGGTAAGACCAGGAGCGATCCCGGCACAGCGCGAAGAAACAGGAAGCCACGGATTCCCGACCGGAAACTGTGCCGCGTAG